The Herbiconiux sp. SALV-R1 nucleotide sequence GTATGCCTTCAGATCATTCTCGACTTGCGTGCTGACCGTGTCCGGACCCCCGAGGACCACGATGCGTCGTGGGGTCAACCGGGTGAGTTCTGCGCGCATGTCCGCAGAGATGGTGTTCTTCCCCACGAGGAGGATCGGTCCTTGGTCGTGACCGGCGGCCGCTGAACCGGGGAGCGCGTCAGCGAAGCCCTCGCCGGAGGCCACATACACGATCGGTCCGACAATTCCGTCGGACACGAACGCGTCGGCGGCGACGTTGGCCGACACGGTGTATCGGTCTGCTCCGGCAATCCGTTCGAGACGGGGAGTGACATGACCCATCGCCACGAATGCCTGAGGTGACCCAGGCGAAGGGGTCGTTCCTGTGAGGTCGGTCGCCGCCGACCGGAAAGCCACGAGGCTGCCGTCGCTGCTCAACCAGGGCAGGTCGGACTGCCCATTTCCTGCATTCGTACCGACGAGATTGCGGCTGGCGACCACGACGCTGCCGGTAAGGCGGTCACGCACGTAGACCTGAGTGTAGGGAAGCGGGAAACTTGAGCCCTCGGGGACGACATCGGTTTGAGCGGTATCGAATGCAAGATAGCGGCCGTCTTCGGAGAGCACAGGGTGCGCGGCTTTGGCGATGCCCATCGTGCCCGCGGCATTTGGGGTGCCGAGCGTGGTTGACTTCGCGATGAGGTCTCGTACGTAGATCGACGTACCCCCCACCGCCGGATGCTTCTCGTTGATGTCAGAGGCTTCGCTCGTGAAAGCGACAGTGGTGCCGTCAGCCGACACCGCCGGCATCGCCGACGGTCGGTCTCCTCCGGCAGTACCGTCGATATTCACGCTGACCAGCTCGGTTGCTCGCGCAACAATCGACCTCGCGTAGATCTGGGAACGCCCCCCGGCGGGCTGTGCACTCAACGTGTCCGTCGACGCGAAGACGACCACGGATCCGTCGCGTGAGACGGCGATGTCGCGGTCGATGCCCCGCGCACCCGAGGGTGCGGCTGCCATGGGATTGACACTCACCATGGTGGTCGTGGCCAGGCGAAGATCTCGTACATAAACCTGCTCGGTAGCAAGATTGTCCTCTGCCGTCAGCTTCGATGCCGAGATGAAAGCCACTACCGAGCCGTCACCGGACATTCGAACCGAAGTCGCCCCTTGAATCGCAGGTGCGGGACTCGTTCCATCAGTCACACTCACGAGCTGTGTCGAACCTGTGTCCCGATCCCAGACGAGCGCCTTCGCGCGTCGCGACGGGACGCTGCCCGCGAGGTTGTCGGCAATGGAGGTATAGGCGATGTAACGACCATCGTCGGAAATCGATGGCTGATAGGACGGCATATCTCCGGCCACTCCCCCGCGCGCGCTCACCATCGTGATGGCGCCGGTACGAAGGTCGCGGAGATAGACCTGCTCCACACCGTTCGCTAGATCGCTCATATTTGTCGCTCGGGTCGAGAAGGCCGCGTACCTGCCGTTCCCGGACAGAGCGATCGACTCGACCGGAAGATTGGCAGAGGCCGGGGGGAGGGACAGAGTCTCTGACACCTGGCGAGTCGTGGATTCCCAAGTAGTCGCCCATGACACGGTGGGCGGTGTCAGTGCGACGGCAGCGCCGAGGACGGCAGCGAGTGCGACAGTGTTACGAATGGTGCGGTTGATGATCATCACGACGACTCCCAGGGAGAGAGGGTATGGAGTTTGTCGAGAGAGTATCATAAAAAAATGAGTATCAATCAGTAATGCTTAAATTTCGGAGCAACTCGGGCCAGAGGGTGGGGGCGACGGGGTAGGGGGCGCTGAAGGAGAGGCGGTGCACGAGGCCCGCGAAGCGGGTGGTGAGGGCGGCGGCGACGTCGGTGGGGGAGCCCGCGACGGCGAAGGCGTCGAACATCTCGTCGGTGATGAGCTCGCCCATGGCGTCCCACTCGCCGCGGAGGGAGCCGCGGTGGAGCTGCTCGTGCACCGAGGCCCAGCCGTGCAGCTCGAGCACGGGGAGGTAGGTGGGGGTCGAGCCGTAGAAGGCGATCTGCTTCTTCACGGCGGTGCGGGCGGCCTGCACCTCCGACTCGTCGCGGCCGATCGCGATGAAAGCGGGGAGGCTGACCTCGAAAGCGGGTCGCGAGGCACGCGCATCCGGGCCCGACACGTCCGGGGTAGCCGCACGCCCCCGAGCCACCGCCGGCAGGCTCACCTCCTCGAGGTAGCGACGTGTCGTGAACGGGTGCGCGAGCATCCCGTCGGCCACCTCGCCCGCGACCTCCGCCATGCCGGGCCCGACCGCCGCCAGGGTGATGCGCGGCGCACCGAACGGGTTGGGCCCCGGGCTGAACATGGGCGGCATGAGGGTGTGCGTGTAGAACTCGCCCGCGAACGACAGGCGCGAGCCCGTCGCCCATGACTCCTGAATGGCGTGCAGCGCCTGCACGTACTCGCGCATCCGTGCCGCCGGCCGCGACCACGGCATCGAGAAGCGGCGCTCGATGTGCGGCTTCACCTGCGAGCCGAGGCCGAGCACGAAGCGTCCGCCCGAGATGAGCTGCAGGTCGTTCGCGAGCACCGCCGTGTTCATGGGGTTGCGGGCGAACGCCACGGCGATCGAACTGGTGAGACGGATGCGCTCCGTCGCCCGCGCCGCCAGCGCCAGCCCCACGAAGGGGTCGTGCTTCAGCTCGACGGCGAGTGCCCCGTCGAAGCCGGCGGCCTCGGCGGCGGCCACCGCGGCCTCGAGCTCGAGCGGGCTGCTCGAGACGTCACCGCCCCCGTCGATCGCGAACGGGGCGGGCTCTGACAGGGTGGGGTTCGCGGGCTGCTGCACGGCATCGGACATACCGTCATTCCACCGGTTGCCCTCGCCCCGCGCATCCTGCCTGTGGGGTTCCCACACCTCAGCCGCGGTCGACGAGCTCCTGATAGTCGGGGTGCTGGTCGATGAAGTGGGCGACGAAGCTGCACTGCGGAACGACGGTGAGGTCGCTCGAGGTGCGCACGTCGTCGAGCGCGTACTCCACCAGGCGCCCGGCGAGTCCGCCCTTGCGCTTGGCGGGGTCGACCTCGGTGCGGGTGAACACGATGCGGTGACCCTCGAGGCGGTAGTCGGCGAAGCCGGCGACCTGGTCGTCGAGGGAGATGGTGTAGCGGTTCTGGCGGACGTCGTTGCTGATCAAGGTGCTCGTCACGAGGCCGAGGATACGCCTGTCCCCTCGGAACTGTCAGAATTGCACGGTGCCAGTCGCCGATCCGTCCTCCGCTGCGGTGGCGGGGTCCGATCCGCGCGACGGCATCGCGGCCGGGGCGCGGGGCGAGGGGTTGCTGTTCCACGCCGACAACCTCGACGTGCTCGCCCGCTTCGCCGACGCATCCTTCACCCTCGTCTACCTCGACCCGCCCTTCAACACGGGGCGTCCGCAGGAGCGCAGGCCCACCACCTCGACCCGGGTGCCACCCGCCTCCGACGGGGAGACGGATGCTGCTGCCGCCGAACCGCGGCAGGGTCGCGTGACGGGGTTCAAGGGTCAGCGCTACGACCGCATCCGGGGCGATCTGCTGCGCTACGACGACCGCTTCGACGACTACTGGGGCTTCCTCGAACCGCGCATCGTGGAGGCGTGGCGGCTGCTCGCCGACGACGGCACGCTGTACCTGCACCTCGACTACCGGGAGGCGCACTACGCGAAGGTGCTGCTCGACGCGCTGTTCGGGCGGGAGTGCTTCCTCAACGAGATCATCTGGGCGTACGACTACGGGGCGAAGTCGAGGCGTCGGTGGCCGACGAAGCACGACACGATCCTGGTGTACGTGAAGAACCCGAAGGCGTACCACTTCGATTCGGAGCAGGTCGACCGGGAGCCGTACATGGCGCCCGGGCTGGTGACGCCCGAGCGGGCGGAACGGGGCAAGCTGCCCACCGACGTGTGGTGGCACACCATCGTGTCGCCGACGGGGCGGGAGAAGACGGGGTACCCGACGCAGAAGCCCGAGGGCATCCTGCGGCGCATCGTGCAGGCGTCGAGCCGCGAGGGCGACTGGGTGCTCGACTTCTTCGCCGGCAGCGGCACCACGGGCGCGGTCGCGGCGGCGCTCGGCCGCAACTACGTGCTCGTCGACCACAGTGCGGATGCGGTGCGCGTCATCCGCGAGCGGCTGCCGGGGGTGCGCGCGCTGTAGGGCGGGTGTTGGTCGCGCAAACTGCTCGTATTCGAGCGGGAAAGAGCAGTTTCTGCGACCAACGCGGGCCTGAGCGTGGGTGTCCCAGGGTGCGCGGGTGTGCTCCTCAGGTGGAGGCGCGCACCACCAGGTGGGTGGGGATGAGCGTGCGGTGCGGCGGGTTCTTGCCGGCGAGGCGGGCGACGAGAACCTCGGCCATGCGGGCGCCGAGGTCGGCGGAGGGCTGGTGCACGGTGGTGAGCGGCGGGGTGAGGGTCGACGCGAAGGTGTCGTCGTCGTAGCCGACGACGGCGACGTCGCCCGGCACCGAGAGCCCGCGCTCGTGCAGCACGCGCATGGCACCCGCCGCCATCTGGTCGTTCGCCACGAAGACGGCGTCGAACGCGGGTGCGCCGGCGGTGTCGGATGCGCGATCGAGCAGGCGGCGCATCGCCAGCACACCAGACTCCTGCGTGAAGTCGCCGAACTCCACGAGCTCGTCGGTTCGAGCTGCGTCGCCGCCCACGACCGCCCGCCACCCCGCCAGCCGGTCGATACCCGCGGGCATGTCCTGCCGCCCGGCGATGTGGGCGATGCGGCGCCTCCCGATGTCGACGAGGTGCCCGGTCGCGAGCCGCGCGCTCGCCTGGTTGTCGACGTCGACGTAGTGCGCGTCGGCGAGTTCCGGGTTCACCGGGCGGCCGCCGAAGACGATCGGCAGCGAGTCGCCGAGCCCCACGTAGGAGTGGTCTTCGGCGTGGTGCGACACGACGAGCGCCCCGTCGACGTTCCCGCCGAGCAGGTACCGGCGGGTCTTCTCGGGTCGCGCCTCCGACGCGATGAGCAGGTTGAGCGTGTAGTCGGTGTCGCTGAGCGCCCGCGCGACTCCGCGCACGACGGGCGCGAAGAAGGGGTCGGCGAACACCGTCGAGGTCGACTCGGGGACGATCAGCGCGATGACGTCGGTGCGCCTGCTCGCCAGCGACCGCGCCACCCGGTTCGGCACGTAGTTCAGCTGCGCCACCGCCGCGTGCACGGCCGCGGCAGCCTCGGGCGCGACGCTCGTCGACCCGTTCACCACCCGCGACACGGTCGCCCGCGAGACGCCGGCGACCGCCGCCACCATCTCGAGCGTGGGCACGCCCCCCGCGTTCTTCATGAGCCCATGACCGAGACCAGGTCGGCACGGATGCGCGACCCGGCCCCGCGCGTCCGGTCACGACGCCCGACCCCGACCTCGACCCCGGCTCCGCGCATCCGCACCGTCGCCGGCGGCCCGCCCGCCTCGCTACGAGACGGCATCGACCGCGCCGGCCGCAGCATCCGCACGGGCGATGACCTCGGCGTAGGCCTTCGCGCTGTCTTTGGGGGTGCGCACCAGCGTGTCGTAGTCGACCCGCACGATGCCGAAGCGCTTGCCGTAGCCCCAGGCCCACTCGAAGTTGTCGAGCAGCGACCAGACGAAGTATCCGCGCACGTCGGCGCCGTCGGCGATCGCCTGCGAGACCGCCTCGATGTGGTCGCGGATGTAGGCGGTGCGCTCGGCGTCGTGGATCGCTCCGTCGGCGGACACCTCGTCGTCGTACGCCGCACCGTTCTCGGTGACGTAGAGGGGAGGCAGCGCGTCGTACTCGTGGCCGAGCCGCACCAGCAGGGTGCGGAGCCCCGCGGGGTGCACCTCCCAGCCCATGCCGGTAAGGGGGAGTCCGCGCAGCGGGAAGGTGAGGAACTCCGAGCCCACGAACGGCGACTTGGCGGGCAGGCCCCCCGCGACCGCGTGCGGGTCGACCGGCACCACCGAAGGGTCGGCGGGCTGCTCGATGGGGTGCCCGCTCACCTGGTCGTCGTGGTAGTGGTTGACGCCGAGGAAGTCGAGCGGCTGCGTGATGATCTCGAGGTCGCCCTCGTGCACGAGCGGTCCGCCGGTGGAGAGGTCGATGCCGACCGCGGCGAGGTCGGTCTTCACGTCGGCCGGGTACTCCCCGCGCAGCAGCGGGTCGAGGAAGATGCGGTTGTTCAGCGAGTCGAGCCGGCGCGCGGCGTCGAGGTCGACCGGGTCGTTCCGGTCGGCCGGCACCGCGTTGGTGAGGTTGAGCGTGATGCCGAGGTGCTGCGCGCCGAGCTCGCGCAGGCGGGCGACCGCGAGGCCGTGTCCGAGGTGCTGGTGGTGCACCGCGGCGATGGCTGCTGCGGGCTCCTGCCGCCCGGGCGCGTGCACGCCCGAGGCGTAGCCGAGCAGCGACGAGCAGAACGGCTCGTTGAAGGTGGTCCAGTGCTCGACCCGGTCGCCGAGCGCGTCGTAGACGACCTCGGCGTACTCGGCGAAGCGGTGCGCGGTGTCGCGGTTCGCCCAGCCGCCCTGCTCCTCGAGCGCCTGCGGCAGGTCCCAGTGGTAGAGGGTGAGCCAGGGGAGGATGCCCGCGCCGAGCAGCTCGTCGACGAGCTTCGAGTAGAAGTCGAGCCCCGCCTGGTTCGTGAACCGGTCGCCGGGCCGGATGCGCGCCCAGCTGGTCGAGAACCGGTACGAGTGCAGACCCAGCTCTTTCATGAGGGCGACGTCGGCGGGAACGCGGTGGTAGTGGTCGACCGCGACGTCGAGGGTGTCGCCGTTCAGCACCGCACCGGGGACGCGGGCGAACGCGTCCCACACCGAGGCCTCCTTGCCGTCTTCGAAGGCCGCGCCCTCGATCTGGGCGGCTGCGGTAGCGGATCCCCAGAGGAAACCAGGGGGGAAAGCGGTGGTCATCGGACGACTCCTCGTGATGTGATGCGCGATTCGGCTCTGAGAGCGCTCTCGCCAGCTTAGTCAGCGCATCCGTCGGCTGCATCCGCGCAGCGGTCGTACGCGGGTCGTGCACCTCGGCGTGGGCGCTGGGGGAGGTGCCTACGCAAGCGGGCCCGGCCGCCCGCGTAACAGTAGTTCGCATAAGGCCGTGAGCGGGGGGCGCCGTGCGACTCTGGTACATCATGACCGAGCACACCGCCATCCGACCCGCCGGGTTCGCCACGCGTCAGGTGCACGCCGGCCGCGCCCCGGGCGCGGGGGCGGGCGCCGTGAACCCGCGGGCGACGCCCATCCACCTCACCGCCGGCTTCGAGTTCGACGACTTCGCGCAGGCCCGCGACCGCTTCGGCGGTGCCGAAGACGGATTCACCTACACGCGCATCGGCAACCCCACCACCTCCTCGGCCGAGCGGCGCATCGCCGCGCTCGAGGGCGGCATCGACGCCATCCTGGTGGGCAGCGGGCAGGCGGCGGTGGCCTCGGCCGTGCTCGGGCTGCTGCAGGCGGGCGACCACCTGGTGTCGGCGTCGAGCATCTACGAGGGGTCGCGCGGGCTGTTCCTCGACAACTTCGGCCGCCTCGGCATCGAGACCGACTTCGTCGTCGACGCGAACGATGCGGCGTCGTGGCAGCGCGCCATCCGGCCCACCACCCGGGCGCTCTTCGTGGAGTCGATCCCGAATCCGAAGAACGACCTGGTCGACATCGCGCTCGTGGCCGAGGTGGCGCACGCGCACGGCATTCCGCTCATCGTCGACAACACCTTCGCCACCCCCTACCTGCAGCGGCCGCTCGAGCACGGCGCCGACGTCGTCGTGCACTCGGCGAGCAAGTTCCTGGCCGGCCACGGCTCGGTGCTGGGCGGCGTGATCGTGTCGGGTTCGGCCTTCGACTGGGCGGTGACGGATGCGCGGGGCCCGTTGTTCCCGCACCTCGCCGAGCCGTCGCGAGCGCTGGGCGGGCAGAGCTACGTCGACCGCTTCGGCGCCGCCGCCTTCATCACCTACGTGCGCGACGTCGTGGTGTCGCGCTTCGGGCCGACGCCGTCGCCGCTCAACGCCTTCCTCATCGAGCAGGGCATCGAGACGCTCTCGCTGCGGGTCGACCGGCAGTCGCAGAGCGCACTCGCCATCGCGCGCTGGCTCGAGGAGCAGCCGGGCGTGGAGTCGGTCGACTACTCCGGCCTCGAGTCGAGCCCGTTCCATGAGCTCGCCGAGCGGTACCTCCCCGACGGGCAGGGCTCGGTGTTCGCGTTCACGCTCGCCGGGGGTGCTGCAGCCGCCGAGGTGTTCTTCGACTCGGTCGAGCTGTTCACGCGCATGACGCATCTGGGCGACGTGCGGTCGCTCATCATCCACCCCGCTTCGACCACGCACGCGCACCGCACGCCCGAGCAGCTCGCCGAGGCGGGCATCGCGCCCGGGCTCATCCGGCTGTCGATCGGGGTGGAAGACGCCGACGACCTCATCGACGACCTCGCGCTGGGGCTGGCGGCGGTGCGGGGTGCGGGTGTGGTTCCGGATGCGCGGGGGGCTGTCGCCGAGAACGGTGAGGTCGCAGCATCCGTCGTTCTGGGGAGCGGGACGCTCGACGTGCACGAGGGTCGCGCGCTCGCGCACGAGGCGGCCTGAGGTGGTTCGACCTCAGCACTTCGGCTGGTTCCTCTCGCGCGGATTCGGGCCGCACGGGTGGGGGCATCCGTACCTCGACTGGGACCACCGCTGGGCGGGGCCTGAGCTCTACCAGCAGTCGGTGCGCACGCTCGAGCAGGCGGGATTCGACCTCGTCATCATCGAAGACGCGCTCTCGCTCGGCAACGCATCGACGCTCGATCTGCGCATCCGCAGTGCTTACGGCGGGCCCAAGCACGACCCGTTGCTGCTCGCGCCGTACCTCTTCGACGTCACGCAGCACATCGGCATCGCGCCGACGGTGAACCCGCTGGCGTACTCGCCGTACCAGGCGGCACGCCAGTTCGCGACGCTGCAGCACCTGAGCGACAGCCGGTTCGGCATCAACGTCGTGACCGACGTGGGGTCGTCGCGGCACTTCGGGGTCGACCCGCTCGACCACGACGGGGCGTACGACCGGGCCGAGGAGTGGCTCGGGGCGCTCAAGCGGCTGTGGGGGAGCTGGGGTGGGGAGGGGCTGGTGGCGGATGCTTCGACCGGGCAGTTCGCCGACGGGTCGAAGCTCGACGCCTTCTCGCACCGGGGGGAGTACTTCTCGTTCGACGGGCCGCTGAACGCGCTGCCGTTCGGGGGAGGCGACTCAGAGGCGCTGTCGGGTGACCCGATCGTGGTGTCGCCCGGTGGGTCGCCGCGGGGGCTCGGGTTCGCGGGAGCGAACTCGCAGGTGCAGCTGGCGCTGGCGTCGCTCGACGTCGAGACGGTGAAGGCCTATCGCACGAAGGTGCTCGCCGCGGCAGCTGCGGCGGGGCGCGGGCCCGCCGACATCGACATCCTGTTCGTGTTCAAGCCGATCGTGGTGTCGAGCGCGGAGGAGGCGCAACGGCTCGTCGACGCCTCAGAGCATCCGTCTGACGAGGCTCTGCAGGCGATCGCGCTGGGGCAGTCGAGCGACCTCGAGACCGACCTCACCACGCTCGATCTCGACCGGCCGATCGACCCCGCGATCTTCGGCGACCACGTGTCACGCGGCACCATCAAGGGGCTGCTCGGAAAGTTCGAGAGCTTCGACGGGGTGCCGCTGCGCGACATCCTCACCGCGAAGGCGAAGCTCGGGCGCATCGCCTCCCGGGAGGGCTACGTGGGCACCGCCGACGAGATCGCCGACTTCATCGAGGAGTTCGGCGAAGAGGCCGACAACGACGGCTTCATCTTCTCAGGCGACCTCCACCCCGTCACCGTGCACCGGATGCTCGATGAGCTCGTGCCCATTCTGCGGCGCCGCGGGATTCTGCGGCGGTCGTACGGGGGCGGCGGGTTGCGGGGGAATCTGCGGGACTTCTAGCTGGGGTGGTGCCGGGCGTGCTGGGGTGGCGCGCTGTGCTGGTTGCCGCGCCGCCGCTGCTGCGGCGCGGGCGAGATGTTCGCGTGCGGTCGGAGGGCGCGGCCTGCGGTCGCACCCTCCGGCCACGCGCTCACCCTGGGTCGTCGAGAAGGGCCTGTTGCGTTCGGCGCGCGGGGTGGCCCGGCACGCCGGGGTGGGCGGGGTGGCCCGGCACGCCGGAGTGGGCGGGGTGGCCCGGCACGCCGGGGTGGGCGGGGTAGCGGCTACTTGTCGGCGGGGCGCTGGGTGGGGGTGGAGGAGGTGTCGGGGAGGATGAGGGAGCCCATCTCCTCGGCGGCGAGTTGGGCTTGGATGGCGGGGGTGTCGGCGTCTGCCGAGCGCGCGCCCGTGGCCGCGGCGGCGGCCGAGGCACCGGCCGCGCCTGCGCCCGCAGCGCCCACCGCGCTCGCGCCAGCGGTACCAGCAGCGCCGGCGGCGGCGCCCTCGGCGTGGGCCTCTTCGAGGGCGGACTTGGCGCGGAGGGGGGTGGCCTTGAGGAAGAAGCTCAGCACGAAGGCGACCGCGACCACCCCGAAGCACACCCAGAAGACGGTGGAGGTGGCGTTCGCCCAGGCGTCGACGAAGGGCAGCGTCAGTCGGGAGTCGGCGCCGACGAGGAAGGAGGTGTCTCCGCTCAGGGCGTCGCCGATGGAGCCGGGGTTGGTCTGCGCATCCGTCAAGATCTTCAGGATCGCCGCGTTCGCCGGATCGGACTGCACCGCGGGGTCGGTGGCCGCCGCTTGGGCGCCGGCGAGAATGGTCGGGTTCGTGAACGCCGCCGGCAGCGTCTGGCCGAGCCGCGAGAACAGCACCGAGAACACCACGGCGGTGCCGAGCGTTCCGCCGATGGAGCGGAAGAAGGTGGCCGCAGAGGTCGCCACACCGATGTCGCGCGGGCCGACCGAGTTCTGGGAGGCGATGGTGAGGGTCTGCATGAGCTGGCCGAGGCCGAGGCCGACCACGAGCATCCCGATCAGTACGTACCAGATGGGCTTGTCGGCCGAGAGGAAGGTGAGGTAGAAGAACGCGACGACGAGGAGGCCGGTGCCGAGGATGGGGAACATCTTGTAGCGGCCGGTGCGTGAGATGAGCTGGCCGGAGACGATAGAGGAGATCATGAGGCCCAGCACCATCGGGATCATCATGAGGCCCGCCTCGGTGGGCGTGGCGCCCGCCGCGATCTGCAAGTAGTTCGGCAGGGTCATCATGGCGCCGAACATGCCGAATCCGACGAGCACACCGAGCACGGTCGCCATCGAGAAGGTCGACGAGCGGAACAGCTTCAGCGGGATGATGGCGTCGTCGCCCATGCGACGCTCGACCACGAGGAAGAGGATGAGGCCGATCGGCGCGATGACGTAGCAGGCGATGGCGCCGAGGGAGCCCCAGCCCCACTCGCGACCCTGTTCGGCGACGAGCAGGATGGGCACCACCGTCAGCACGATCGCCGCGACACCCCACCAGTCGATGCGCACGGCGCGCTTGGTGTGCGGGATGTGCAGGAACATCAGCACGATGACCATCGCGATGGCGCCGATGGGGAGGTTGAGCAGGAAGATCCAGCGCCAGCCGGTGATGCCGAGGATCTCGGGGGCGCCGGAGAGGAGGCCGCCGAGCAGGGGGCCGATGACGCTCGAGATGCCGAAGGTGGCGAGGAAGTAGCCCTGGTACTTGGCGCGTTCGCGCGGGGCGAGGATGTCGCCCATCACGGTGAGGGCGAGCGACATGAGGCCGCCGGCGCCGAGGCCCTGGATGGCGCGGAAGATGGCGAGCTCGTACATGTTGGTCGCGATGCCCGCGAGGAGCGAGCCGACCAGGAAGATCGCGATGGCGATGATGTAGAGCGGGCGGCGGCCGAAGATGTCGGAGAGCTTGCCGTAGAGCGGGGTGGAGATGGTCGACAGGATGAGGTAGCCGGTCGTCACCCAGGCCTGCAGGCTGATGCCATCGAGGTCGTCGCCGATCGTGCGCATCGAGGTGCCGACGATGGTCTGGTCGAGCGAGGCGAGGAACATGCCCGCCATGAGTCCGAAGATGATGAACAGGATCTGACGGTGGGTCATCTTGCCGCCCGCCTCGCGGAAGCCCTGCTCTCGGGCCTCGGCCGCTTGGGCCCGGCGGCTGGGTGACGACGTGGTGCGAGACATGGCGATCCTCGGGACGAGACGGAGTGGGACGCAGGCGCGCCACGATGTGGCGGAGGGCGCGCGCAGAACTTTGCGCAGACTGCAAAGTTACACCCCGTGCACGATAGTTGACAACTCGCAAATATCTCCGGCGGGCGGCGGGATGTTGCCCGGCCCGTGCAAACTCGATGGACTTTCGGCGCTTCTCCGGAATCGGATGGACTCTCGTGTCCGAATGGAGTCCGGTCTCCATCCGTTTCGGGGGAGACCGGCTGCAGCCCTCAGGCGCCGAAGATCTTGCCGAAGAGGCCCTTGCGGCGGGGTTCCCAGCCGGCGGCTTCGAGGGTGTCGATGACGGGTTG carries:
- a CDS encoding LLM class flavin-dependent oxidoreductase → MVRPQHFGWFLSRGFGPHGWGHPYLDWDHRWAGPELYQQSVRTLEQAGFDLVIIEDALSLGNASTLDLRIRSAYGGPKHDPLLLAPYLFDVTQHIGIAPTVNPLAYSPYQAARQFATLQHLSDSRFGINVVTDVGSSRHFGVDPLDHDGAYDRAEEWLGALKRLWGSWGGEGLVADASTGQFADGSKLDAFSHRGEYFSFDGPLNALPFGGGDSEALSGDPIVVSPGGSPRGLGFAGANSQVQLALASLDVETVKAYRTKVLAAAAAAGRGPADIDILFVFKPIVVSSAEEAQRLVDASEHPSDEALQAIALGQSSDLETDLTTLDLDRPIDPAIFGDHVSRGTIKGLLGKFESFDGVPLRDILTAKAKLGRIASREGYVGTADEIADFIEEFGEEADNDGFIFSGDLHPVTVHRMLDELVPILRRRGILRRSYGGGGLRGNLRDF
- a CDS encoding MDR family MFS transporter, whose protein sequence is MTHRQILFIIFGLMAGMFLASLDQTIVGTSMRTIGDDLDGISLQAWVTTGYLILSTISTPLYGKLSDIFGRRPLYIIAIAIFLVGSLLAGIATNMYELAIFRAIQGLGAGGLMSLALTVMGDILAPRERAKYQGYFLATFGISSVIGPLLGGLLSGAPEILGITGWRWIFLLNLPIGAIAMVIVLMFLHIPHTKRAVRIDWWGVAAIVLTVVPILLVAEQGREWGWGSLGAIACYVIAPIGLILFLVVERRMGDDAIIPLKLFRSSTFSMATVLGVLVGFGMFGAMMTLPNYLQIAAGATPTEAGLMMIPMVLGLMISSIVSGQLISRTGRYKMFPILGTGLLVVAFFYLTFLSADKPIWYVLIGMLVVGLGLGQLMQTLTIASQNSVGPRDIGVATSAATFFRSIGGTLGTAVVFSVLFSRLGQTLPAAFTNPTILAGAQAAATDPAVQSDPANAAILKILTDAQTNPGSIGDALSGDTSFLVGADSRLTLPFVDAWANATSTVFWVCFGVVAVAFVLSFFLKATPLRAKSALEEAHAEGAAAGAAGTAGASAVGAAGAGAAGASAAAAATGARSADADTPAIQAQLAAEEMGSLILPDTSSTPTQRPADK